Genomic window (Nicotiana sylvestris chromosome 7, ASM39365v2, whole genome shotgun sequence):
TCCTTAACTTCTTCGTGTGTTtactttttatatttattttttaaatccaCTTAATAAAAATCCTGCTTCTGCCACTAACAACTACTACCTCTATAATAACTCTAGGATTCCTTGGTTTATATAGGCCAAGTTTGATATGCACTAAATGATGCTATTATAACTTGTTGATAAGTCAAAAGTGCATAAGACAACATTTAATTAAGGACAAATAAACCACCACAATCATACCCTCTTTCCAATTTTTAAAGTCAAAGGCTGGCCCTCTTTGAGAAATTCTTCCCCTCCTTCCACACTACAAAAACCATTGCCACCCACTCTTTCTCAAATGCAATAATCAAGAAACTTGTCTCTCCTTCTTTGCATCTTCCTCTTAATTTCTTCTATTCTTCTACTTACATACAATTCAAAATCTTTCTACAAAATGCTAGGTAAAAAGTTTGGTTCAATGAAGAAATTATCCAAGAAAGCTAAGCAACAACATGAGCAACTTGAAAACTTGCTTGTAAAAGATCAAGATGATCAAGATCAAGTGTCTACTCCTACAAGTGCTAAATCCTCAAAAAAACAAGGAACTTTTGTTGTGTATGTAGGGGAAGAAAGAGAACGATTCGCGGTGCCAACGAGCTATCTTTCTCATCCATTGTTCAAGATTTTGTTGGAGAAGACATATAATGAGTTTGGTTTTCAACAAACAAATGGACTTGTGGTGCCATGCAGTGTTGCTGCATTTCAAGAAGTGGTCAATGCTGTGGAATGCTGCAATGGGAAGTTTGATTTTGGGGACTTAGTAGAGGAGTTTCTATAAAGTAGTGCGATATTTATCATGTTTGACCTTGATCCAGAAGGATTATATTAGTAATTGGGACGGATACAAGGTATATTGTTACTTTTGTATCACTTTTCGAGTGTGAGGATACGATAACAACAACTAGAACGTTTCAGTTCCAAACACGTTGAGGTCAGCTATTTTTCTAGTGTGACGATAGCCTATGGAGAAATAGATTCAAGGATATATACCTTAAGGAGGTAATTACATTTTAagtcttaattttattttttggtattAAAGAGTTAGTGTAAATTAAGACACCATCAAATATCCTAGGTAAGCTTCCTTTTGCTTTCCCCATGAGGTAGAATTGGAGAGGAGAAAGCATTAGAGAAGTAATCTTAtcattttgtttttctctttaaaTTAGTGTCAACTAGTTAATGTAAATTTGTAGTGACAAGAATGGAATGAGAAATATCCTTTGTTATTTACTTTTTGCCCTTTCAATTTAAATTAATGCCAATTTAAGGATATTCATCTCTATCATTTTAATTTTTCCCTTCACCTTTTTTTCTTGTCAAGTCACAAGTTTTTACTAAAGTATGTAGTAGGCATAATTATCTAGCTAGTCAAATAGCTAGGTTAAAACATATTCAAAAGGGAAAATTGTTAGTTTGATTTATCATCAAGAGGTGCATGCATGTTATATATTTAATTTTGATTTGGTCAAATATTAAATACTAAACACTGTGTTAGACAAAATTAGCCGAAAACAAAGTAGTTGGCTGCATGTTAGTTGGAGGAAAAGTAAGTTTAGTGTTAGTTTTGCAGCATTTGAGTAGTTAGGTAGTGTATTATAAGGAACTGGACATGAATGACTCatggaattttttttatttttttgttaaacTTTATGCTATATAAAATTTTTTTTAATAGATATAGTGAATATACTAATATCTCACCAAAAAAAGAATGTTCTACAGAATATAACTTCTATATCGATCTACCCATCCGCTAGAATCTAGGGAATGTTTCTATTGTTTCTTACTCGGTGTCTAATACTCTCGTTAAGTCGGCAATTAATCTGTATTTGTGCTGTCGTAAGGCTCATTAAAGGGAGAAATGCTTTCTATCGGGATTTCTTCCATTTACAAAACTTGAACCCGAACCTTTGATTAAAAGTGGAGGGATTCTATCCCTACCGCCACAAATCAGGGAAGTAAGCACACAAAGCAAATTAGTGATCCAAGAATAAAAAAGTGACCAAGCTAGCCA
Coding sequences:
- the LOC104238975 gene encoding auxin-responsive protein SAUR19, encoding MLGKKFGSMKKLSKKAKQQHEQLENLLVKDQDDQDQVSTPTSAKSSKKQGTFVVYVGEERERFAVPTSYLSHPLFKILLEKTYNEFGFQQTNGLVVPCSVAAFQEVVNAVECCNGKFDFGDLVEEFL